The Temnothorax longispinosus isolate EJ_2023e chromosome 7, Tlon_JGU_v1, whole genome shotgun sequence genome contains a region encoding:
- the LOC139816644 gene encoding uncharacterized protein produces the protein MALGLGEPLITNKYKRKIVCCSLSKDQVRKSDDSDMIFSLDEDHLENNVTSDNATRTCIENPATLRGDFERKIQGRYNAFILSTRWKDREISRQPKFIFHLRKYIDTGEWWIEWFHPQFRNGSFGNCSRAHYGIRR, from the exons ATGGCACTTGGTTTAGGAGAACCTTTGATcacgaataaatataaaaggaaAATCGTGTGTTGTTCCTTGAGCAAGGATCAAGTAAGAAAATCAG ATGATAGTGATATGATATTCAGCCTAGACGAGGATCATCTCGAGAACAACGTTACATCCGACAATGCAACACGCACTTGTATAGAAAATCCCGCCACTTTAAGAG gtGACTTTGAAAGGAAGATACAGGGTAGATATAACGCCTTTATCTTATCTACCAGGTGGAAGGATAGAGAGATATCAAGGCAacctaaatttatttttcatttgcgAAAGTACATCGATACGGGAG AATGGTGGATTGAGTGGTTTCACCCACAGTTTCGTAATGGAAGTTTTGGCAATTGTTCGCGCGCACATTACGGCATTAGGCGGTAA